The following are encoded together in the Lathyrus oleraceus cultivar Zhongwan6 chromosome 3, CAAS_Psat_ZW6_1.0, whole genome shotgun sequence genome:
- the LOC127131616 gene encoding uncharacterized protein LOC127131616, with protein sequence MEKLVVVAAISVFWAVKVKNEGLVPALLANVYNTLHLRLEKKGGLLLYCIPLLYQWFVSHVFKDVDTIEGMDGYEWPQTLVGLTENAIIWYPHGLNMGDTITSYGEFPNVPLIGSKGCINYNPVLAVRQLCYPITYKSDDQLLEGLSKPGKKFASEDKTIVGDREPYYQWVTKRSQEINLPFILDPPTQPPPPEPTHVSIEEAKVLKATIARIRRENEELQISFQQVSNERNEMKWELERKKAQLEATEEKVDKEEHKRKKVKVGMEQADLYLETIKAQLKQVKKECPKNKRWWLRATEEKREVRETLEAKIHDLTISPHNAET encoded by the exons ATGGAGAAGTTGGTGGTCGTAGCAGCTATTAGTGTGTTTTGGGCCGTCAAGGTTAAGAACGAAGGTCTAGTGCCCGCACTCCTGGCAAATGTTTATAACACCTTACACTTACGCTTAGAGAAGAAGGGAGGATTGCTGTTATATTGCATACCACTCCTTTACCAATGGTTTGTCTCTCATGTATTCAAAGATGTTGATACGATTGAGGGGATGGATGGATACGAGTGGCCTCAAACGCTGGTAGGACTCACTGAAAATGCCATTATTTGGTATCCTCATGGTTTGAATATGGGAGatacaattactagttatggagAATTTCCAAATGTACCATTAATAGGGTCAAAAGGGTGCATTAACTACAATCCAGTTTTAGCAGTGAGGCAGTTGTGTTATCCTATCACATACAAGTCAGATGACCAGTTGTTAGAAG GGTTATCCAAGCCTGGGAAAAAGTTCGCTTCAGAGGACAAGACAATTGTAGGGGATAGAGAACCCTATTATCAATGGGTCACAAAGAGAAGTCAAGAGATCAATCTACCATTCATCCTCGATCCTCCTACTCAACCTCCACCACCAGAGCCTACCCATGTCTCCATTGAGGAAGCGAAAGTATTGAAAGCTACTATAGCAAGAATCAGGCGAGAAAATGAAGAGCTACAAATCagcttccaacaagtttcaaatgaaagaaatgagatgaagtgggaacTAGAGAGGAAAAAGGCTCAGCTAGAAGCAACTGAGGAAAAGGTCGATAAGGAAGAACACAAGAGAAAGAAGGTAAAAGTAGGCATGGAACAAGCTGACCTCTACTTAGAAACAATCAAAGCGCAGCTAAAACAAGTCAAGAAAGAATGCCCAAAGAATAAGCGATGGTGGCTACGAGCAACAGAAGAAAAGAGAGAAGTTAGAGAGACATTAGAGGCTAAGATACATGATCTCACTATCTCTCCTCACAACGCTGAGACCTAA